From a region of the Thermosipho melanesiensis BI429 genome:
- a CDS encoding Na(+)/H(+) antiporter subunit B translates to MMYLTVFVGILMIVSAIYAVEAKKVLDSFIALSLLSLLSVFLFIVMKAPDVAITEASVGAGLTTAVLILALKRLGGDRE, encoded by the coding sequence ATGATGTACTTAACAGTATTTGTTGGAATTTTAATGATAGTTTCTGCTATTTATGCTGTTGAAGCTAAAAAGGTGCTTGATTCATTCATTGCGTTGTCATTACTAAGCTTATTATCTGTATTTTTGTTTATTGTAATGAAAGCTCCAGATGTTGCAATTACGGAAGCTTCTGTTGGAGCCGGATTGACTACAGCTGTCTTAATACTTGCTTTGAAAAGATTGGGTGGTGATAGAGAATGA
- the mnhG gene encoding monovalent cation/H(+) antiporter subunit G — MMILGYLLIVIGAFFYFLGGLGIFRMPDVYNRLQAGTKATTLGSFSVILGVGLVNLEFLPKALVIIAFIALTNPVGSSVLARSAYLKGIKPTDKTQVDEYKGGEKE, encoded by the coding sequence ATGATGATATTAGGATACTTACTTATAGTAATAGGTGCATTTTTTTATTTTTTAGGTGGATTAGGGATTTTTAGGATGCCTGATGTGTATAACAGGCTTCAGGCAGGAACTAAAGCTACAACGTTAGGTTCCTTTTCAGTTATTTTAGGTGTTGGACTTGTGAATTTAGAATTTTTACCAAAAGCTTTGGTTATAATTGCGTTTATTGCCTTAACTAATCCAGTTGGTAGTTCTGTTTTAGCAAGGTCTGCATATTTAAAAGGAATTAAGCCTACAGATAAAACCCAAGTTGATGAATATAAGGGTGGTGAAAAAGAATGA